GCCCTGGCCCTGATCGCCCCGCAGGCGCAAGCCCATCTCTTGTGTACCCTGATTGCGGACGCCGCCACCGGCAAGGTGCTGCTGCAACAAGGTGAGGACTGCGCCGAGCGCGTCACCCCGGCCTCCACCTACAAGATCGCCATGAGCCTCATGGGCTTTGACAGCGGTTTCTTGCAGGACGAACACGCGCCGGTGCTGGACTATCACAAAGGGGATGTCGACTGGGGCGGTGCCAACTGGCTCAAACCGACCGACCCGGCCGCGTGGATCAAATACTCCGTGGTGTGGTACTCGCAACGCGTCACCCATCATCTGGGGGCCGAAAAGGTCACCCGGTACGCGCGGGACTTCGGCTTTGGCAACGCGGATATGTCGGGCGATCCGGGCCAGAACAACGGGCTCTACCGGGCGTGGATTGCCTCATCGCTGAAGATATCGCCGCAAGAACAAGTGAAGTTCCTGACCCGGCTGGTCAACGGCCAGTTGCCGGTCTCTGCCCACGCGCTGGCAATGACCCGCAATATCACCCGCCTTGAGCAAAGCCCGGCCGGCTGGGACATGCACGGCAAAACCGGCGCTGCCTACCCGCGCCTCAGCAAAACCGACTTTGACTACGCCCACGGCTGGGGCTGGTTTGTCGGCTGGGCCACGCAGGACGGCCGCACCCTGGTATTTGCCCGCCTGACCCGGGACGATGCCGAGAACCCAGTCAGCCCGGGCATCCGCACGCGGGACAGCGTGCTGGCGGACTGGCCGGCGCTGCTTGGTCAGTTACGTTGAGGTCAGGAGGTCGCCTGTGCCCAACTGGCTTTATCAGCATGAATTTGTGGCACCCTTGTGTATGGTCCTTGTTAGTCTCGTTTATTGGACGCTAGACAAAAACGAGGATAAAACCGCGCGGTTCTGGTGTGCCATGCACGGCGCTGCCGCAGCGTTCTTGTATCTCATGGCGATGGTCGTGTGGAATACGTGGCACCACTTTCATGGCTGGATGGGATGGCCCTGGCTTCTGCTGCAACTGCTGCCAGTCAGCTCGGTGATGTACGCTTGGGGCCGGTTTCGTGGGCCTGGCTGGCTGCACGTCTTACAGATACCGAATCTTGCATGCATGATTTACGCATATGTTATTGGCGGGATGGCAATAACGGGAGACTGGCTTTAGCAGACATGCCAAAGCCAGTCCCTTCCGCATGCATCACTTCGCTGACACTTGCGTCTTGGCGCGTTTGACACTGGACATTTCTTTGTCCGCATAGCGGATGGCTTCGTCTGCGCTCATTGCCCCGTCTGCCACCACAAAGGCCACGCTGGCGCTCTGGATGCTGGCGGCGGCATCGGCATACAAGCGTGTGACTTCTGCTGCTACGCGTTCGGCTTCTTCCTTGCTGGCCGGGCCGGGGCCGATGATGGCGAATTCATCGCCGTCAAAGCGGCCGACCACGTCGTAATCGCGCGCGACGCGGTTCAGGTGCGTGGCCAGATCGCTTAACAGGTGATCGCCCCGCACATGGCCCTGGGTTTCGTTCACTTCCCGGAAGTGGTCCAGATCAACCAGGCCGACCAGCACGGTGCTGTCTTCCCGGCGTGCCAGTGCCAGCAGGCGCGCCAGTTCTTCCAGAATGGCGCGGCGGTTGGGCAGGGCGGTCAGCGGGTCGGTCAGCGCTGCGCGGGTCAGCCGGTTATTGGTTTCCTGCAGCTGATCCAGCAGTTTTTCGCGTTCGATATGCTGGGCAATCAGGCGTGAGAACAGATGCAGCGAGGTACGCGCGCGTTCCGGCAAGGCCATTTGCTTGGTACTGGCCGCGCACAAAGTGCCAATCAGCGAGCCCGAATGCGTACGGATGGGCGCGCTGATGTAGCTCTGGATGCCCAGTGCCCGGGCGGCGTCTGAATCCGGCCAGCGGCCCGGCACATCGTCCGTGTAGGTGCAGCCCGATTCCATGGAGCGTTTGCACAGCGTGTCCGACCAGGGCACGGCCAGTTGCTCGGGGATCTCCAGCTTGCCCACATTGCGGGCGAACTCGATCAACTGCGTGGTCATGCCGCTATCAATGCGGGTGATATAGGTGGACTCGAATTCCGTGAGGTTCTGCAGCAGCTCCAGCAACGGTTGCGCAAGTTCTTCCAGACTGCGGGCAGAAGAAGCAGATTCGGCCAGCCGAACCAGTTTGCTATCCATGCGGGTCCTCGTGCGGTGGTGAACTATCAGGATTTCATTCTAGAAGGCCTTGGCCAGCGGGCAAGCACAATGGTCTGACCGCCCGCCCTGTCAAAGGTGGCGGCCCGTTTGTCGGTCACGTGTTTTTTTGCCTGTTCCTTGCCGTGGGGCTGCGGCAAAATAACCGCTCTTTTCCGGGGGATTCCCAAATGAACACACACGCCTGAGCGCCCTGTACGGGCAAACGTTTTCTCTGCCCACCAACGCGAGTGTGTGTTCATGTCAATGCTTCAAATCGAAGGCCTGGGTGTCTCCCACGGCCGCAAAGTCTGTTTTTCCGGGTTCTCCAGCGCCATTGAACGGGGCCAGCGTATTGCCATTCTGGGCGATAACGGCAGCGGTAAATCATCGTTGCTCAATGTGCTGGCGGGCCTTGCCATGCCGAGCGAAGGCGCGGTCCGTTCAGTGGCCGGCCTGCGCTATGGCCACGTTGTGCAAATCCAGCAAGATGAAGCCACCTTCAGCGGTGGTGAACGCGTCAGCCGCGCCATCGGGGCCGCGCTGGCGCAGCAGCCGGATATCTTGTTGCTGGATGAACCGACCAATCACCTTGATGGCCCCAACCGGCGGGCGCTGTACCGCATGCTGCGGCATTTCGGCGGCGCGGTGGTACTGGTAACGCATGATGTTGCGCTGCTGGATGAAGCCTGCGACACGCTCTGGCATCTGGAACAAGGCCGGATCACGGTGTTTGCCGGGCGCTATCGGGATTACATGGCCGAACGCGCCCGGCAACGGGCCAGCCTGGCCGGACAATTTGCGCAGAACCGGCGTGCGGCAAAGTCGGCCCATGAAGCGCTGATGAAAGAACAGGAACGTGCCGCGCACGCCCGTCAGCACGGCGCCAGAAGCATCGAGAACGGCAAGTGGGCTACCGTCAAATCGCTGACCAAGCTTGGTCGCAGCAACACCACCGCAGGCCGTAAACAGGCAGACCTGCGTACGCAGCGGGAAGACATCGCCGAGCAACTGGAGCAAGTGCGCCAGGCGGCCACCATCGTGCCGCATTTTCATCTACCCGCTGCGCGTGGGCGTGATGGCGTGGTGCAGATCAGCCATGGTCGTGTTGGTTACGGCGTGCCGCTGCTGGGCGACGTGCACCTGCAACTCAATCAGGGCGACCGGCTGGCGCTGGTGGGGCGCAACGGCAGTGGTAAATCCACGCTGGCACGCGCCATGCTGGGCGATGCCGCCATCAGCCGTCAGGGCGACTGGTTGTTGCCCGCGCCGGAGCAGGTGGGCTATCTGGATCAACACTACGCCACGCTGGCGCCGGCCCTGTCGGCCCAGGACGCCCTGCGTGCCCTGGTGCCGGGGTGGACCGAGGCCCAGCGCCGCCAGCATCTGGCCGACTTTCTGTTTTTTGATACGGTGGCGGTATCGACGCCGGCTGCGGCGTTGTCTGGCGGGGAGCGCGCGCGGCTGGCTCTGGCACTGATTGCGGCCCGGCCGCCGCAATTGCTGATTCTGGATGAAGTCACCAACAACCTGGACCTGACCGTGCGCCAGCATGTGATCGACATCCTGCGCGACTACCCTGGCGCCATGGTGCTGATCTCGCACGATGAAGACTTTCTGGCGCAACTGGACGGCTTGACCCGGCTGGATCTGGACGCATTACGCTTGCCGGCGGCGGCCGTTTGACGCTGGGCCAGGCTCAACGCGCCGGCTTGATGCCCAGCGCCGTCATCTTCTTGTACAAGGTGGCCCGGCCGATGCCAAGCCGTTGCGCGGCCAGTGCCGCACGGCCGCCAGCCGCTTGCAGGGCTTCTTCCAGCAACCGTTTTTCAAAGGCGAGCATGGCGCTCTGGTAGTCCTGATCCGGCTCGCCCAGCGCGGCGCGCCCGTGGCCGACGTCGATCAGCGCGGCCAGGTCATCCACCTGCAGTTCGGCCCGGTCAGACAGCATGATGGCGCGCTCCAGCACGTTTCTGAGTTCCCGCACATTGCCCGGCCAGTGATAGTGGCGCAGGTATTCCACCGCCGCGGCCGAGATATGCCGCACGCCGCAGGTCAGGGCCAGCTCATCGAGCACCGCCTGGCAGAGCGCCGGCAAGTCTTCAGCCCGATCGCGCAGTGGCGGGGTGCCAATGGTCAGCACATTGAGCCGGTAAAACAGGTCGGCACGGAACGCCCCGGATTCCACCCGTTGCAACAAGGGGGCGGAGGTCGCGGCGATGATGCGCACATCGGCACGGATCACTTTGTTGGCGCCCAGCGGCTCAAACTCTTTGTCCTGCAACACGCGTAACAGCTTGCTTTGCAGCGCCAGGGGCAGCTCGCCCATTTCATCCAGAAACAGCGTGCCGCCATCGGCCAGTTCAAATTTGCCGATCCGCCCTTTGCGATCCAGCCCGGAATAAGCCCCGGGCGCCGCGCCAAAGAGTTCGGCCTCCAGCAGGGTTTCCGGAATCGCCGCCATATTGAGGCTGACCAGCGGTTTGCCGGCGCGGGCCGATGCGGCGTGAATGGCATGCGCCAGCACTTCTTTGCCGGTGCCGGTTTCACCCAGCAACAGCACCGGGGAATCCATCTGCGCGGCGCGCCGGGCGCGGCGTTTGACCTCGGTGGCGGCCTCGCCCGTGCCAATGAAACTGTCAAACGAGTACTTGGGTTTGCGCGCCTGCGCCAAAGACTCTTGTGCGCTGGCGAGTTCTTTTTTCAGCTGGCTGAACTTGGCCACAATGGGCGAGAGCGACTGCAACTGGTCAAACAGGGCAAAGCCGATGGCGCCGACTACCTGGCCGCTTTTGTCCTTGAGCGGCAAGCGCGTGACCACCAGTGACTCATGCCCGGCGGCGGGCATGATATCCAGCAACTGCGGTTTGCCCGTCCTGACCACGTCGCGCATCTGGCTGTGGGCGATCACTTCTTCCACCGGCCGGCCAATCGCGCCAGCGGGTTCGGCAAAGCCAAAGCGCGCAGCATAACGGGCGTTGATCCAGACAATGCGGGCTTCGTGATCGACAATCACGGTGCCTTCGCAGAAGTCTTCCATGGTGTCGAACATGCTCTGGATGGCCCACTGGCGCACGGCATCGTAATCGGCCAGCAGGGTGGTCAGGTCGATCGGGGCGGTGGGGTGGGCGAAAGGGCCGGTGGTCATTGTGGGGGGAGGGTGGGGGAGATGGGGTAGCGTACTACGGGGTGAGTGCGGGCAGAAGGTGGCGTTGTATCTACCAAACATCCTGCGCGGAGTGTTGGGGGGATTCCTGAATGTGGCGGTGATCCTGCTGAACTGGGTGTGTAGCGCCCTTCGGCGCGTTGTTTTTGATACCGGCGGTGGCCGGAGTACGTTACTTTCTTTGCTTCGCCAAAGAAAGTAACCAAAGAAAGGCGACCCCAGCCCTGCGGCCCTCCGGGCTGCCCTCAGTCGGTCGGGAGCCTGGGTCTCCCTCCACTCCTTCGGCGCTTGGCTTTAATGGGGGGGAAGGTCAAAAGCAACAGCAACGGCAAAACCCAAACCAACAGCAACAGCAACAGCAACAGCAACCCCAGCCTCGGTGGCGGGGCTGGATCAGCCAAATACCCGGTGCAGCATTCGTACCAGCCAGCGTTCGCGCTGGAATTCGCTGACGCGGCGCAGGACGCGGGCGTAGTCGAGGATCAGGCCGGGGGTCCAGGTCATGGTGTTGCCGCGGGTGCGCAGCAAGGACAACAGCCAGACGTTGGGGTCGGTGGCGAGGATGAAAAAGCGGTACCAGGGGCGGGTGCGGCCGACGATGCCTTCCAGCGCGACGTCCAGGGCCAGCGCGACGGTGGTGGAGCAGTTGCGGCTGGAGAGGTTGTAGACGACGTCGCGGCGGTAGATGTCCCAGAAGGTGCGCAGCGCTTCTTCGTTGTAGTTGCGAAACCAGATTTGCCGGTTGGGTTCGCACCAGTCGGCTACTTCGGCTTCATAAGACTCCAGAAAACGCCCGGGGATGTCGTTTTCTTTGTGTGCCAGCAACATGCCCTTGAATTGCTGTTCAGAGAAACTCTCCACGCCAGGGTAGAGGCTGATATAGAGGTCCGGCGGCAGTTCCAGTGACGAGTGCCCGGTAGACACCTTGCCGCTGCGATCCACGGCGGCGATGTAGCGGTCAACAATGGCGCGGCGTTGCGGGTTGGGGGTGGAGCCCACGGGTGTCCATACATGCACCATCAGCGGGTAGAACGGGCGCTTGGCGGGTGCGGCGTGGATGGGCAGTTTTTCGTACCAGTACCAGTTGTGGCGGCGGAAATACGGCATCGACAACACCGATACGCCTTCCGGTAGCTCGCGAAATTCCAGCCCCAGCCGGCACATCATGATGCCGTATGCGATCAGCAGAATGCCAAAACAGACGGGGAAGACATGCAGGTGCTCGATCGGCCAGCCGGTAAACACCTGGATCGACACCAGAATTTCGCCCACGCCGATCAACATGCTGCGCTTGAAGCCATTGAACCGGATCACATGCGCCGAGGCCGTGCGCAGCATGCCGTCGATCAGAAAGCCGATGCCAAAGAACACGGTGCTGGCCCAGCTGTTATCGACCGGGGCGCGCATGGCCAGACCACCCAGGGCGATCAGCGCGCCGGCACTGAGCAACAACACCAGCCGGTGCTTGCGCCTGACCACGCTCAGATCGGCCAGGCTGACGAGGCCTTCAATGACGCAGATCAGGCCAAAGAGGGTGCTGACGACGATCAGCAGCCACCAGGCCAGGCCCAGCACGCTGGCAATCCCGATCAGGATCAAAACGGTACCGATCACAGGCAGCTTGTGCCATTCGCGACGGAATGGATCGGCCCCGATCAGCAAAATGATGATGCGCAGCACGGCGTCTCATTTGTAGTAAGTCGTCTGCACTAATATTGTGTTTAACTTACGCTTGGCGCCAGTTTTTTCTGTGTATGAATCGGGCTGTGCGGTGGGGAGAAACCCCCGCGCCAGCACTGGCGCGGGTTGTGGGGCAGGGGGTTGTTGCTGCGTTGCGGTATGAATTTATTTCAATAATGGCCGGGTATTCAGGCGGCCGCTTATTGCGGGTGAGCAAGCGCCGGCCGGTTCAGGGGGCGGTTTTGATGAAGATGGCCGCTTGTTGGGCAGCCAGATTGATCTTGTCAGATTTAAGCTGAACGTTTCCTGGCTTGGCGTTGGTGTAAAGAAGCTGCCACTGGCCTTGCCAGGCCGCGGGCAACGCTGCGTCGGCGGCGCGGCGGCTGTAATTGAGGGCGACCAGAATCTGCGTTTTGCCTTGCTCGCGCACAAACACAAAGACCGGATCATCGTCATCCGACAGTATCCGCAGCGCGCCGGTTTGCAGCGCGGGCTGGGCTTTTCTGAGCGCAATCAGCGCGCGGTAGGTTTCCAGCAAAGAGCCAGGCTTGCCGTTTTCGGCGGCGACATTGGCGGTGGCATGGTTTTGCGCCAGGGTGCGGAATGGTTTTGCCGTACTGAAACCAGCGTTGGCGCTGTCATCCCAGCTCATCGGGCCGCGCAGGCGCTGGTCATCCCACTTCACCGGTTCGCTGAAGGTCTGGCCGATTTCCTCGCCGTAATACAGGAACGGAATGCCCGGCAAGGTGAGCAGCGTGGCGGCGGCCAGTTGTTGTGAGGGCAGGTCTTCGCCCAGTTGCTGGGCCACCCGGGGCCCGGCAAAGCTGTCGTGGTTAGAGAGGAACGTGCCCATGCTGGCGACGGGCTTTTGCTTCAGGTACGCGGGCAGCGTGTCCATGACGCGCCCCATCTGCACGCTCTTGAGAATGGCGTTTTGCAGGCCGAAGGCAAACGCACTGCCGGCGGAATCGCTGCCGGAAAACTCGGCCGGATAAGCCGGGGCCTCGGCCACCATGTAACGCTTGCCGTACCGGTTCAGCAGGTCATGCACCTGGCGCATGATGTTGTGGTTTTCCGGCTGGCCTTCCCAGGCATTGGGGCCGTTCTCGACCAGCGCGCCAACCGCATCAAAGCGGAACCCGTCTACGCCGCGGTTCAGCCAGAAGCGCAGGTTGTCCAGATGAAACGCCAGCACATCCGGATTGCGGAAGTTGAAGTCCGGCATGGATGGCGCAAACGCGCCGTAGTAATAACCGCCCGCCTTGCCGGCGTACCACGGATCGCCACCATAGGTTTGCCAGCCCGTGGGTTTGCTGTTTTTCCAGACATACCAGTTACGCCACGGCGACGCAGCATCCTGATTGGCTGCCATAAACAGCGGGTGC
The genomic region above belongs to Silvimonas iriomotensis and contains:
- a CDS encoding alpha-amylase family glycosyl hydrolase, with amino-acid sequence MTSSRSLLSVAGLTALLLGQSLPAAEPPAGADISPVKPQIHDSGLADHWAQQGVFMEILVRAYQDSNGDGIGDLNGLTQRLDYLKSLGITGIWLLPIYRSADHDHGYAVADYRDIEPDYGTLADFDRLIAEAHKRGIGVILDYVINHSADTHPLFMAANQDAASPWRNWYVWKNSKPTGWQTYGGDPWYAGKAGGYYYGAFAPSMPDFNFRNPDVLAFHLDNLRFWLNRGVDGFRFDAVGALVENGPNAWEGQPENHNIMRQVHDLLNRYGKRYMVAEAPAYPAEFSGSDSAGSAFAFGLQNAILKSVQMGRVMDTLPAYLKQKPVASMGTFLSNHDSFAGPRVAQQLGEDLPSQQLAAATLLTLPGIPFLYYGEEIGQTFSEPVKWDDQRLRGPMSWDDSANAGFSTAKPFRTLAQNHATANVAAENGKPGSLLETYRALIALRKAQPALQTGALRILSDDDDPVFVFVREQGKTQILVALNYSRRAADAALPAAWQGQWQLLYTNAKPGNVQLKSDKINLAAQQAAIFIKTAP
- a CDS encoding sensor domain-containing diguanylate cyclase; this encodes MDSKLVRLAESASSARSLEELAQPLLELLQNLTEFESTYITRIDSGMTTQLIEFARNVGKLEIPEQLAVPWSDTLCKRSMESGCTYTDDVPGRWPDSDAARALGIQSYISAPIRTHSGSLIGTLCAASTKQMALPERARTSLHLFSRLIAQHIEREKLLDQLQETNNRLTRAALTDPLTALPNRRAILEELARLLALARREDSTVLVGLVDLDHFREVNETQGHVRGDHLLSDLATHLNRVARDYDVVGRFDGDEFAIIGPGPASKEEAERVAAEVTRLYADAAASIQSASVAFVVADGAMSADEAIRYADKEMSSVKRAKTQVSAK
- a CDS encoding sigma-54 interaction domain-containing protein, which translates into the protein MTTGPFAHPTAPIDLTTLLADYDAVRQWAIQSMFDTMEDFCEGTVIVDHEARIVWINARYAARFGFAEPAGAIGRPVEEVIAHSQMRDVVRTGKPQLLDIMPAAGHESLVVTRLPLKDKSGQVVGAIGFALFDQLQSLSPIVAKFSQLKKELASAQESLAQARKPKYSFDSFIGTGEAATEVKRRARRAAQMDSPVLLLGETGTGKEVLAHAIHAASARAGKPLVSLNMAAIPETLLEAELFGAAPGAYSGLDRKGRIGKFELADGGTLFLDEMGELPLALQSKLLRVLQDKEFEPLGANKVIRADVRIIAATSAPLLQRVESGAFRADLFYRLNVLTIGTPPLRDRAEDLPALCQAVLDELALTCGVRHISAAAVEYLRHYHWPGNVRELRNVLERAIMLSDRAELQVDDLAALIDVGHGRAALGEPDQDYQSAMLAFEKRLLEEALQAAGGRAALAAQRLGIGRATLYKKMTALGIKPAR
- a CDS encoding HdeD family acid-resistance protein, giving the protein MLRIIILLIGADPFRREWHKLPVIGTVLILIGIASVLGLAWWLLIVVSTLFGLICVIEGLVSLADLSVVRRKHRLVLLLSAGALIALGGLAMRAPVDNSWASTVFFGIGFLIDGMLRTASAHVIRFNGFKRSMLIGVGEILVSIQVFTGWPIEHLHVFPVCFGILLIAYGIMMCRLGLEFRELPEGVSVLSMPYFRRHNWYWYEKLPIHAAPAKRPFYPLMVHVWTPVGSTPNPQRRAIVDRYIAAVDRSGKVSTGHSSLELPPDLYISLYPGVESFSEQQFKGMLLAHKENDIPGRFLESYEAEVADWCEPNRQIWFRNYNEEALRTFWDIYRRDVVYNLSSRNCSTTVALALDVALEGIVGRTRPWYRFFILATDPNVWLLSLLRTRGNTMTWTPGLILDYARVLRRVSEFQRERWLVRMLHRVFG
- the blaOXA gene encoding class D beta-lactamase, with translation MRLAAALNATLIGAALALIAPQAQAHLLCTLIADAATGKVLLQQGEDCAERVTPASTYKIAMSLMGFDSGFLQDEHAPVLDYHKGDVDWGGANWLKPTDPAAWIKYSVVWYSQRVTHHLGAEKVTRYARDFGFGNADMSGDPGQNNGLYRAWIASSLKISPQEQVKFLTRLVNGQLPVSAHALAMTRNITRLEQSPAGWDMHGKTGAAYPRLSKTDFDYAHGWGWFVGWATQDGRTLVFARLTRDDAENPVSPGIRTRDSVLADWPALLGQLR
- a CDS encoding ATP-binding cassette domain-containing protein, with amino-acid sequence MSMLQIEGLGVSHGRKVCFSGFSSAIERGQRIAILGDNGSGKSSLLNVLAGLAMPSEGAVRSVAGLRYGHVVQIQQDEATFSGGERVSRAIGAALAQQPDILLLDEPTNHLDGPNRRALYRMLRHFGGAVVLVTHDVALLDEACDTLWHLEQGRITVFAGRYRDYMAERARQRASLAGQFAQNRRAAKSAHEALMKEQERAAHARQHGARSIENGKWATVKSLTKLGRSNTTAGRKQADLRTQREDIAEQLEQVRQAATIVPHFHLPAARGRDGVVQISHGRVGYGVPLLGDVHLQLNQGDRLALVGRNGSGKSTLARAMLGDAAISRQGDWLLPAPEQVGYLDQHYATLAPALSAQDALRALVPGWTEAQRRQHLADFLFFDTVAVSTPAAALSGGERARLALALIAARPPQLLILDEVTNNLDLTVRQHVIDILRDYPGAMVLISHDEDFLAQLDGLTRLDLDALRLPAAAV